The following proteins are co-located in the Microbulbifer sp. VAAF005 genome:
- a CDS encoding arsinothricin resistance N-acetyltransferase ArsN1 family B — MIRAVKHSDSLEIAKIYNYYVKNTYITFEAEPVSTENIVNRIEECAKNKLPWLVAEGEDRVLGYCYASKWKGRCAYQYSVEATVYLDMNYASKGWGSKLYAELFKQLSELNVHAVICGIALPNTGSVALHEKFGMEKVAHFKEVGRKFNQWIDVGYWQCLLPLKMVKA, encoded by the coding sequence ATGATTCGAGCAGTTAAACACTCTGACTCTTTAGAAATCGCTAAAATCTACAATTACTATGTAAAAAACACCTATATTACTTTTGAAGCTGAACCGGTTTCCACTGAAAATATCGTCAACCGAATCGAGGAATGCGCAAAAAACAAGCTTCCCTGGCTTGTTGCCGAAGGCGAAGACCGCGTACTCGGCTATTGCTATGCCAGTAAATGGAAAGGGCGCTGTGCATACCAGTACTCCGTAGAGGCTACCGTATATTTGGATATGAACTATGCCTCAAAAGGCTGGGGTTCAAAGCTCTATGCAGAACTGTTTAAACAGTTAAGCGAACTCAATGTCCACGCAGTAATCTGCGGTATAGCTCTACCAAATACTGGCAGCGTAGCACTTCATGAGAAGTTTGGAATGGAAAAGGTTGCTCATTTTAAAGAGGTGGGTCGAAAATTTAACCAATGGATAGATGTCGGTTATTGGCAATGCTTACTCCCATTAAAAATGGTTAAAGCATGA
- a CDS encoding FAD-dependent monooxygenase, translating to MKVLIVGAGPTGLTAAVELARRGLLPRIVDRRDSASTLSRAVGVTSRSLELLSHSGVSEKLIAEGIAVQSACIYLNTHLALEFPLHSDRTYFPAILGLPQDRTEALMAQVLFGMGVEVEYRKELKTLTEEKSGVVAFFDNGEEERFDLVVGADGIRSTVREAAGISYPGFDLEEVWSIADVDTGDWPPKRKFTLVKMESGVVAVAVPLGEGRHRLVASCDNAIKAFPMAVDVKRVRREGTFKISIRQAETYSKGRIHLAGDAAHCHSPVGGRGMNLGIADAAELAKRITEGQLLGYSELRHQEDKKVIEVTERGRKMITGQSLKARFEFRALIAAASSIPAVRRKLGQFAVEL from the coding sequence GTGAAAGTACTGATTGTTGGGGCTGGGCCCACGGGCCTTACAGCAGCGGTCGAGCTTGCTCGGCGAGGGCTATTGCCAAGAATTGTGGACCGCCGGGATAGCGCTTCAACCCTTAGTCGAGCGGTGGGAGTTACTTCTCGCAGCCTTGAGTTGCTTTCACACTCTGGCGTTTCTGAAAAGTTGATTGCTGAGGGGATCGCGGTTCAGAGCGCATGCATTTACCTAAATACGCATTTAGCACTAGAGTTTCCCCTTCATTCCGATCGGACTTATTTCCCCGCCATTCTTGGACTTCCTCAAGACAGAACTGAAGCTCTCATGGCTCAGGTTTTATTTGGTATGGGAGTCGAAGTTGAATATAGGAAAGAACTCAAAACCCTTACCGAGGAAAAGAGCGGGGTAGTGGCTTTTTTTGACAATGGTGAAGAGGAGCGATTTGACCTGGTTGTAGGAGCGGATGGTATTCGCAGTACTGTTCGTGAAGCTGCAGGTATCAGTTATCCTGGATTTGACTTGGAAGAAGTGTGGTCAATCGCGGATGTTGATACAGGGGATTGGCCTCCTAAAAGAAAGTTTACCTTGGTCAAAATGGAATCTGGCGTGGTCGCTGTTGCAGTGCCATTGGGAGAAGGCCGACACCGTCTGGTAGCTAGCTGTGATAATGCAATTAAAGCATTTCCGATGGCGGTGGATGTTAAGAGGGTTCGGCGGGAGGGAACCTTTAAAATCTCAATTCGGCAAGCGGAAACTTACTCAAAGGGTAGGATACATCTAGCTGGGGATGCTGCCCATTGCCACTCTCCGGTTGGAGGTCGTGGTATGAACCTTGGGATAGCTGATGCAGCCGAATTGGCAAAACGGATCACTGAGGGGCAGCTCCTAGGCTACTCTGAATTGCGCCATCAAGAAGATAAAAAGGTTATTGAGGTTACTGAGCGTGGTCGGAAAATGATTACTGGACAATCCCTGAAAGCAAGATTTGAATTTCGAGCGTTAATCGCTGCCGCCAGTTCTATTCCTGCAGTGCGGAGAAAACTGGGGCAGTTTGCGGTGGAGCTTTAG
- a CDS encoding right-handed parallel beta-helix repeat-containing protein encodes MNTCYHKLVTAFVTSATLFSSPLVMAVDCGDVITTAETLSETLNCELSLANPYAVTVTGPGGSLTMAEGGEIICDNPNLESIAGILVNGLSGAVYGGTITDCPDGLNLEGDGFHTIDGIMILNSPREGIVIDSNSNNIVGNQIIDTGNDDGIDVRGDRNQIINNYIESAGDQGITVNGVFTLVQLNTVVGSTDGDNGIDINESNTTVIQNFVTGSASNGIELNVDVSSTSIIQNIVMENGTNGSPDTAGINIAGFNNENNVVVGNTSLDNSAFDLRDPSDPTCSGSNTWIGNTHVTAEPACLD; translated from the coding sequence ATGAACACCTGTTACCACAAGTTAGTCACAGCTTTCGTCACAAGTGCTACTTTGTTCTCATCACCACTAGTTATGGCTGTTGATTGTGGCGATGTTATAACAACAGCTGAAACCCTGTCGGAAACGCTAAATTGTGAACTGAGCCTGGCGAATCCCTATGCGGTAACAGTAACTGGACCCGGTGGAAGCCTTACGATGGCAGAGGGCGGGGAAATTATTTGTGACAACCCAAATCTAGAAAGTATTGCTGGAATTTTGGTTAATGGATTATCTGGTGCCGTTTATGGTGGGACGATAACCGACTGCCCAGATGGTTTAAACCTGGAGGGAGATGGATTTCATACCATAGATGGAATTATGATATTAAACTCTCCACGAGAGGGAATTGTTATTGATAGTAACTCCAATAATATTGTTGGGAATCAAATTATTGATACTGGCAATGATGATGGTATAGATGTTAGAGGCGATCGAAACCAAATTATCAATAATTATATTGAATCAGCCGGTGATCAGGGAATTACGGTAAATGGTGTGTTTACACTGGTTCAGCTAAATACTGTTGTCGGTAGTACTGATGGTGATAACGGAATTGATATTAATGAAAGTAACACAACAGTTATTCAAAACTTTGTTACCGGCAGTGCGAGTAATGGGATTGAACTCAATGTGGATGTATCAAGTACTTCTATAATACAAAATATAGTAATGGAAAATGGGACAAATGGCTCGCCTGATACAGCCGGTATCAATATCGCTGGATTCAATAATGAGAATAATGTGGTGGTAGGGAATACATCGCTTGATAATTCTGCATTTGATTTACGTGATCCTAGCGATCCAACCTGTAGTGGAAGTAATACTTGGATTGGCAATACTCATGTAACAGCAGAACCTGCCTGTTTGGATTAA
- a CDS encoding nuclear transport factor 2 family protein, with product MLRIILFTLSTLLANAVNADSSNDKKNIERAVLDYIESQHQVKPDLMSRGLDKKLAKRTYWKAKDGSEFIMETDYETMLWVAENYNKDGNKFPPTPRLDIDILDIDSRAASVKLSVDEWIDYMHLYKNDKDEWKIINVLWQYHDKKRHISK from the coding sequence ATGCTTCGAATAATACTTTTTACCCTATCCACCCTACTCGCTAACGCTGTAAATGCCGACTCATCTAATGATAAAAAAAACATAGAAAGGGCTGTACTCGACTATATTGAATCACAACATCAAGTTAAGCCCGACTTAATGAGTAGAGGTTTAGACAAAAAACTAGCGAAAAGGACCTACTGGAAAGCCAAGGATGGCTCAGAGTTTATAATGGAGACAGATTATGAAACTATGCTTTGGGTAGCTGAGAACTACAACAAGGATGGTAATAAATTTCCTCCGACCCCAAGACTTGATATAGATATTCTCGATATCGACAGTCGAGCTGCATCGGTAAAATTATCTGTAGATGAATGGATTGACTATATGCACTTATATAAAAATGACAAGGATGAATGGAAAATTATCAATGTGCTCTGGCAGTACCATGACAAAAAAAGACATATCAGCAAATAA
- a CDS encoding alpha-2-macroglobulin yields MSLHRSPRWIAVILLCLIAMACSQEKSEKKLADTPKLAEGGSVEEGNNQAQALSATEKVHKKEAASSSEISSKADEVRRTSETNSTELTENDATPAQVTARASTQISGDHFLKVLHVGERTFKDARAIAVIFSEPLLGNAHFGSYLNLSRDDGERVDGGWVLSDNQKILYFPHIEPDTRYKLTVLPGLPGENGLELQEEKQERLRTRRIEPSISFASNGSIFPATVTPGLPVTAVSVEAAQIHFHRVKPEHYSEFFRLIKSQSLKYYYRLKSLNQVADFVYSAQFDLTKEKYVQRDFDLSIGHIKPLQQPGIYVAVMQPAGMYDTNLYDVTHFSISNLGLLARYYPNSVDLYVSSLDEGQALKGIEVELLNNKGELIQQYTTDQDGQVRFALTQEQEDSQRFFIARDPDTGHFSILDLREPALDLSDFQLGQRPSRPMEFFMYGPRDLYRPNESIQVSGLLRNYDGRYIKDLPIKAELIKPDNTSARAFTWHASAPGYYEKLIPLPQNAPTGDWRLDVELADGRKVKYPFKVEEFLPERMKLVLQDGEERSLVEGHKESFELQVEGSYLYGAPAAKNRLETLVQISHYREPFPQWKGFLFGNTNESLPTRQFHAPTIELNEEGLSNLTLRSRWKRAKSPLKINLVSSLFESGGRPVTRQHPVLVWPTHPVVGIRPNFGEENPSANSRPEFEIVVADAQGEPVIGRDLKAVLISEDRQYFWEYSANRGWHYEYSSAEFETFSRQLQFTEEQPLKLTVPVEHGHYRLEVTDTNTGATSSLRFHAGRDWYYWWRKDQVAKGQAARPDTVALSLDKPRYSSGDLAQLTIVPPADGEALVLVESDQLLWSKRLPVEKSGTNIEIPISPEWDRHDTYISVTALRPADKNERIAPNRAFGLAHLPLDRDPRRLPISLEAPKNALPGSEIEVTISADENSIEQNGNKAWATLAAVDVGVLNITRFKTPDPFEAFFGQRRYGVDVRDIYHRIIESSSGKLVGQRFGGDAELARGGDEPNSDVQIVSLFSGPVEFDTQGQAKVALQLPEFNGQLRLMAVSFSKDRFGSTDGEVTVASPVVTQAALPRFMAPGDSSTLALDLNNLSGRSQKLTVIMQSVGAVDLEMGERMLELADGERKTLRFPITAKDATGDAEFKLVVQGAVDKDGNDIDIEQQWRLGVRPAWPATTRNQRRLLSQGESFSADSSFLDSLMPGTVQTLVSLDSRPQLQLQDHLSNLLQYPYGCLEQTSSRTFPLVMATPQRQQKLGLETLDENERAERIDAGIERIFSMQKGNGSFGLWSSESSESQWLTAYVVDLLLRARDQGIVFDNNRLESALKRLQDYARERGAFYQQRYSYSPDFYAYASRAYAAYVLSRVQKVSLGQLRTLYESGSSLTQSPLPNLHMAIALHTMGDATLAQEALQKALKIERKRRSYYGDYGSDLRDTAQMISLLLEHNFAGDKTESLVFELADLLHGRQYLSTQERNSVFMAGAQLQLNSSANWSATLASIDGLRELNSDNPHSALFRGREAASALEVTAQIEKLYAAITINGYSKESPEAAMDKGVRIKRSYHNLGGTEVIPNQVREGELYLVRLQIDADQRLPDLLAVDLLPAGFELENQNLADSVKVDELEFDGRSIAQWQDTQDNIQHTEYRDDRFVAALDQLRYKTTNLFYIARAVTPGNYQVPPPYVEDMYKPERFAIGENPLTQMRVIGKQ; encoded by the coding sequence ATGTCCCTTCACCGCTCACCACGCTGGATTGCGGTCATTCTTCTTTGTCTTATAGCTATGGCTTGCTCACAAGAAAAGTCAGAGAAGAAACTCGCTGACACCCCCAAGCTTGCGGAAGGCGGGAGCGTTGAAGAGGGTAACAACCAGGCACAAGCTCTCAGCGCCACTGAGAAAGTGCATAAAAAAGAAGCGGCCTCTTCTAGTGAAATAAGCTCGAAAGCTGATGAAGTTCGGCGCACTTCTGAAACTAATTCTACTGAGCTGACAGAGAATGATGCTACCCCTGCACAAGTCACAGCCAGAGCCAGTACTCAAATCTCCGGGGATCACTTTCTAAAGGTCCTCCATGTTGGGGAGCGGACGTTTAAAGATGCACGGGCCATCGCTGTTATCTTTTCTGAACCTTTACTGGGCAATGCCCATTTTGGCTCCTACTTGAATCTATCCCGTGACGATGGCGAGCGTGTAGATGGTGGTTGGGTTCTCTCCGATAACCAGAAAATTCTCTATTTTCCTCATATTGAACCAGATACTCGCTATAAACTCACCGTGCTCCCGGGTCTGCCCGGCGAAAACGGCTTGGAATTACAGGAAGAGAAACAGGAGAGGCTTCGCACCCGACGGATTGAGCCCAGTATCAGCTTTGCCAGCAATGGAAGTATTTTTCCCGCGACGGTAACTCCCGGTCTACCTGTTACTGCAGTCAGTGTTGAGGCCGCACAGATTCACTTCCATAGAGTGAAACCTGAACATTATTCCGAGTTCTTCAGGCTGATCAAAAGCCAGTCACTAAAATACTACTACCGCTTGAAGTCCCTCAATCAAGTGGCCGATTTTGTCTATAGTGCCCAGTTCGATCTCACCAAGGAGAAATATGTCCAGCGAGATTTCGACCTCTCTATCGGGCATATAAAGCCCCTGCAACAACCAGGTATCTATGTCGCGGTTATGCAGCCGGCAGGCATGTATGACACCAACCTCTATGATGTCACCCACTTCTCTATCTCAAACTTAGGCCTTCTTGCGCGGTACTACCCAAACAGTGTGGACCTCTATGTTTCATCTCTGGATGAAGGGCAGGCTCTTAAGGGCATTGAAGTTGAGCTGCTCAACAACAAAGGGGAGCTAATCCAGCAATACACAACCGACCAAGACGGCCAGGTGCGCTTTGCTCTGACGCAGGAACAGGAAGACTCACAGCGCTTCTTTATCGCAAGAGACCCTGATACCGGTCACTTCTCCATACTAGACCTGCGTGAACCTGCATTGGACCTTTCGGATTTTCAGTTGGGCCAGCGCCCTTCGAGACCGATGGAGTTTTTCATGTATGGCCCGCGAGATCTGTATCGCCCCAATGAATCGATCCAGGTGAGCGGGCTGCTGCGCAATTATGATGGACGCTATATCAAAGACCTGCCGATCAAGGCAGAACTCATAAAGCCGGACAATACCAGCGCGCGCGCATTCACATGGCACGCCAGTGCGCCCGGATACTACGAAAAGCTTATCCCACTTCCACAAAATGCACCTACCGGTGACTGGCGCCTGGATGTTGAGCTAGCCGATGGACGCAAAGTGAAATATCCATTTAAGGTAGAAGAATTCCTGCCAGAGCGAATGAAGCTGGTTTTGCAAGATGGTGAAGAGCGCAGTCTGGTTGAGGGCCATAAAGAATCTTTCGAACTTCAAGTAGAAGGTAGTTATCTCTATGGTGCGCCAGCGGCAAAGAACCGCCTGGAAACTCTGGTGCAAATTAGCCACTATCGCGAGCCCTTCCCCCAGTGGAAAGGGTTCTTATTTGGGAACACTAATGAATCTTTGCCCACGCGACAGTTTCATGCGCCTACGATTGAACTCAATGAGGAAGGGTTGAGCAATCTGACCTTACGCTCCCGTTGGAAACGAGCAAAGAGCCCGCTGAAAATCAACTTGGTTTCCAGCCTGTTCGAATCCGGCGGCCGCCCGGTAACTCGCCAACATCCAGTCCTGGTATGGCCCACACACCCGGTGGTAGGTATTCGCCCAAATTTTGGAGAGGAAAACCCATCGGCCAACAGCAGGCCTGAATTTGAAATAGTGGTTGCCGACGCACAGGGCGAGCCTGTTATCGGGCGGGATCTCAAAGCGGTGTTAATTTCCGAAGACCGCCAGTACTTTTGGGAGTACTCTGCAAATCGGGGCTGGCACTATGAATACTCAAGTGCTGAATTTGAAACTTTCAGTCGCCAGCTCCAATTCACCGAAGAGCAGCCCCTGAAGCTCACAGTCCCAGTGGAACACGGCCACTACCGCTTAGAAGTCACTGATACCAATACGGGAGCAACCAGCAGCTTACGCTTCCACGCCGGCCGGGACTGGTATTACTGGTGGCGTAAGGATCAAGTAGCCAAAGGCCAGGCTGCGCGTCCGGATACCGTGGCCCTATCACTGGACAAACCAAGGTACTCTTCTGGAGATCTGGCGCAACTCACCATAGTACCGCCCGCTGACGGAGAGGCGTTGGTGTTGGTGGAGAGCGACCAACTATTGTGGTCCAAACGACTACCTGTAGAAAAGTCGGGTACCAATATCGAAATCCCAATCTCTCCTGAGTGGGATCGCCACGACACCTATATTTCTGTTACTGCTCTGCGCCCTGCGGACAAGAATGAGCGTATCGCCCCCAATCGCGCTTTTGGTCTCGCCCACCTGCCCCTGGATCGCGATCCTCGGCGTCTGCCCATTTCACTCGAAGCGCCCAAGAATGCCCTGCCCGGCTCGGAAATTGAAGTTACCATTTCTGCCGACGAAAATTCTATCGAACAAAACGGAAACAAAGCCTGGGCCACCCTGGCCGCCGTCGATGTCGGTGTACTCAATATCACCCGTTTCAAAACCCCGGATCCCTTCGAGGCCTTTTTTGGCCAGCGCCGTTACGGTGTGGATGTAAGGGATATTTATCATCGCATTATTGAATCCAGCAGTGGCAAACTGGTGGGGCAACGTTTTGGCGGCGATGCGGAACTGGCCCGAGGCGGCGACGAGCCCAACTCCGACGTTCAAATAGTATCTTTATTCTCAGGACCCGTTGAATTTGATACTCAGGGCCAAGCAAAGGTCGCACTGCAACTACCGGAGTTTAACGGACAGCTGCGCCTGATGGCGGTTTCTTTCAGCAAAGACCGATTCGGTAGCACCGACGGAGAAGTAACAGTCGCCTCACCGGTTGTCACCCAAGCCGCCTTGCCTCGCTTTATGGCCCCTGGTGATAGCAGCACTCTGGCCCTTGACCTCAATAACTTAAGTGGCCGCTCCCAAAAACTCACTGTAATTATGCAATCAGTGGGCGCGGTAGATTTGGAAATGGGTGAGCGGATGCTGGAACTGGCGGATGGTGAACGCAAAACTTTGCGCTTCCCTATCACCGCCAAAGATGCCACCGGAGATGCGGAGTTCAAACTGGTCGTGCAGGGTGCCGTCGATAAAGATGGAAATGATATCGATATCGAACAGCAGTGGCGCCTGGGCGTGCGCCCCGCTTGGCCGGCAACCACACGCAACCAGCGCAGACTCCTGTCCCAGGGCGAGAGCTTCAGTGCCGATAGCAGCTTCCTGGATTCCCTAATGCCTGGAACTGTTCAAACCCTGGTATCCCTGGACAGCCGACCGCAACTGCAGTTACAGGATCACCTATCCAACCTGCTGCAATACCCCTACGGCTGCCTGGAACAAACCTCCAGCCGGACCTTCCCGCTAGTCATGGCAACGCCGCAGCGACAGCAAAAACTGGGCCTTGAAACTCTGGATGAGAATGAGCGGGCCGAACGTATCGACGCAGGTATTGAGCGCATTTTCAGTATGCAAAAAGGGAACGGCAGCTTTGGCCTATGGAGTTCCGAGTCTTCCGAAAGCCAGTGGCTAACCGCCTATGTAGTCGATCTTCTATTGCGGGCCCGGGACCAGGGAATCGTATTTGACAATAACCGCCTGGAATCCGCACTCAAGCGCCTGCAGGACTATGCCCGTGAGCGCGGTGCTTTCTATCAGCAACGCTATAGCTATAGTCCCGATTTTTATGCTTATGCCTCAAGAGCTTACGCAGCCTATGTGCTCTCACGAGTACAGAAAGTGTCTCTCGGGCAACTGCGTACCCTTTATGAAAGTGGCTCTAGCCTGACCCAATCTCCCTTGCCAAATCTGCATATGGCAATCGCTTTGCACACCATGGGCGATGCCACCCTGGCCCAGGAGGCCCTGCAAAAAGCGCTTAAAATCGAGCGCAAACGCCGCAGCTACTATGGCGATTATGGATCAGACCTACGGGATACGGCCCAAATGATCTCCCTACTCCTAGAGCACAATTTCGCAGGTGATAAAACGGAATCCCTGGTGTTCGAACTGGCAGATCTTCTCCACGGTCGCCAATATCTCAGCACCCAGGAGCGCAATAGTGTGTTTATGGCTGGAGCACAGTTGCAACTCAATAGCAGTGCAAACTGGTCTGCGACTTTGGCCAGTATTGATGGCTTGCGCGAGCTCAATAGCGATAACCCGCACAGCGCATTATTTCGAGGGCGCGAAGCCGCCAGCGCACTTGAGGTAACTGCACAGATAGAGAAGCTCTATGCAGCAATCACTATCAATGGTTACAGCAAGGAGTCGCCAGAGGCGGCGATGGATAAAGGTGTCAGAATCAAACGCAGCTACCACAATTTGGGTGGCACGGAAGTCATTCCCAATCAGGTTCGTGAGGGCGAGCTTTACCTGGTGCGCTTGCAAATTGACGCGGACCAGCGCCTACCCGACCTACTTGCCGTGGACCTATTGCCCGCAGGTTTTGAGCTGGAGAATCAAAACCTGGCCGACAGTGTCAAAGTGGATGAACTCGAGTTCGATGGCAGAAGTATCGCTCAATGGCAGGACACCCAGGACAATATCCAACATACTGAATATCGCGATGACCGCTTTGTAGCGGCACTGGATCAGCTGAGATACAAAACCACCAATCTCTTCTATATCGCCCGCGCAGTAACCCCCGGCAACTATCAGGTGCCCCCACCCTACGTAGAGGATATGTACAAACCGGAACGCTTCGCTATCGGTGAAAATCCCCTAACGCAAATGCGGGTAATCGGTAAACAGTGA
- a CDS encoding heavy metal-binding domain-containing protein: MIFSTTETVPGREISEILDIVTGNVVQSKHIGRDLMAGIKSIVGGEIRGYTEMLTEARNKAFQRLSDSARQKGADAVVGIRFTTSAIMDGSSEILVFGTAVKLKR, translated from the coding sequence ATGATTTTTTCAACTACGGAAACAGTGCCAGGAAGAGAGATATCGGAGATATTGGATATCGTTACGGGTAACGTTGTTCAGTCAAAACATATTGGCCGTGATTTAATGGCTGGCATCAAAAGCATTGTCGGAGGAGAAATCCGGGGCTACACAGAGATGTTAACCGAAGCGAGAAACAAAGCTTTTCAAAGATTGAGTGACAGTGCCCGGCAAAAAGGCGCTGATGCCGTAGTAGGCATTCGTTTTACTACAAGCGCAATTATGGATGGCTCCTCAGAAATTCTTGTTTTTGGTACGGCTGTAAAACTAAAAAGATAG
- the pbpC gene encoding penicillin-binding protein 1C: protein MKLLATIRRAWQSSSRRVRALLLAPAALTAVLLLLDFAFPPPLPETQDFARVVADRYGKPLRFFADSRGVWRYPISRENVSPRFIEALLTYEDRHFYRHPGVNPLALLRASVQYLRNGRVVSGGSTLTMQVARLLDPHRKTLPGKTKQILRALQLEWHFSKNEILDLYLNLAPYGGNIEGVEAASRLYLRKSASDLTHAEAALLAVLPQAPSRLRPDRHPLKAQNARDKVLDRLQSFTVWSAEDVKRAQLEQVYAERLEFPQNAPHLARRLVNTISDQEVIRTTIDGNIQRGLEDFLRDHMDSYPAKTSAAVVVLENSDLSVRAYVGASHFGNGRRYGYVDMARAVRSPGSTLKPFLYGLAIDEDLIHSASLLSDAPRIHGDYRPENFHRGFAGPVTATAALQKSLNVPAVQLLEHYGPGRLAAALENAGLALEFPSGGRPNLAMILGGVGARLDQLTGIYAALARGGQTAAPRYLPEEPVRERHLMSSEAAWITFEMLASNRGGSRRWRNLVRQNKADIAWKTGTSYGYRDAWAIGVTPGYTVGIWVGRPDGTPLPGYYGSISATPLLNAVIAALPDNKQQHLKKPDSVTQETICWPLGGQKTLTQTSHCHLQHNAWLIQGRTPRTLSPQGEPLRAAQTFSFFANRQGMRVKPSCMDSTTERHSLALWPKELESWLPANQTRAQQIPPTAPECYTPTATTGTPLKIIGAGDGNQYRPTGKNAPLPRLTLSAIGGQGKRYWFLNGEPKGETLGNENLALLPGSGKHQIAVLDVSGNVDRIVIFVGSDN from the coding sequence GTGAAGCTGTTGGCCACTATCCGGAGAGCCTGGCAAAGCAGCAGTCGCAGAGTTCGCGCACTGCTGCTTGCGCCCGCCGCCCTCACAGCGGTACTGCTACTGCTCGACTTTGCTTTCCCTCCACCTCTTCCCGAAACTCAAGACTTTGCACGGGTCGTTGCAGATCGCTACGGCAAACCACTACGTTTCTTTGCCGACAGTCGCGGAGTTTGGAGATACCCAATATCTCGGGAAAATGTATCGCCGCGCTTTATCGAAGCTCTTCTCACCTACGAAGACCGACACTTCTATCGGCACCCCGGAGTAAATCCGCTAGCCCTATTGCGAGCTTCAGTCCAATACCTTCGCAATGGACGAGTCGTTTCCGGCGGTTCCACTCTCACCATGCAGGTAGCGCGACTACTGGACCCACACCGCAAAACTCTGCCGGGCAAAACCAAGCAGATATTGCGTGCATTGCAATTGGAGTGGCACTTCAGCAAGAATGAAATTCTCGATCTGTACCTGAACCTCGCACCTTACGGCGGCAATATTGAAGGCGTGGAAGCAGCCAGCCGTCTATACCTGCGTAAATCAGCCTCCGACCTTACCCATGCGGAAGCTGCACTGCTAGCTGTACTCCCTCAGGCGCCGAGCCGCCTGCGGCCAGATCGGCATCCTCTAAAGGCACAAAATGCCCGGGACAAAGTTCTGGATAGGCTGCAGTCATTTACCGTCTGGAGTGCAGAGGATGTTAAACGCGCCCAGCTTGAGCAGGTCTATGCGGAACGCTTGGAATTCCCGCAAAACGCCCCGCACCTAGCCCGCAGGCTGGTGAATACCATCAGCGATCAAGAAGTTATTCGCACCACAATCGACGGCAACATCCAGCGCGGATTGGAAGATTTTCTGCGCGATCATATGGATAGCTATCCAGCCAAAACATCTGCAGCTGTTGTAGTTTTGGAGAATTCCGATTTATCTGTGCGCGCCTACGTGGGAGCTTCTCATTTTGGTAACGGGCGCCGCTATGGCTATGTGGATATGGCCAGGGCTGTACGCTCACCGGGCTCTACGCTCAAGCCCTTTTTGTACGGACTTGCCATTGATGAGGACCTGATCCACAGCGCCTCCCTGCTCAGCGATGCGCCCCGCATCCACGGCGATTACCGCCCTGAAAATTTCCATCGAGGCTTCGCCGGCCCTGTCACCGCCACTGCCGCCCTTCAGAAATCTCTCAATGTCCCTGCAGTTCAGCTACTGGAACATTACGGCCCCGGTCGATTGGCCGCAGCCCTGGAAAATGCCGGACTAGCACTAGAGTTTCCCAGTGGTGGTAGACCCAACTTGGCCATGATTTTGGGGGGCGTAGGTGCTCGTCTTGACCAGCTGACAGGTATTTATGCCGCACTGGCACGGGGAGGCCAGACTGCAGCTCCCCGCTATTTACCCGAGGAGCCCGTACGTGAAAGGCATCTGATGTCTTCTGAGGCGGCTTGGATTACATTTGAAATGCTCGCTTCCAATCGCGGAGGTTCCCGCCGTTGGCGCAATCTGGTGCGACAAAACAAGGCAGATATCGCCTGGAAGACAGGCACCAGCTACGGCTACCGGGATGCCTGGGCGATTGGCGTAACTCCCGGCTACACCGTCGGCATTTGGGTAGGCCGACCGGATGGCACTCCCCTACCCGGTTACTATGGCTCCATTAGTGCTACACCTCTATTGAACGCAGTTATCGCCGCATTACCAGACAACAAACAACAGCACCTGAAAAAGCCAGATTCAGTAACTCAAGAGACTATTTGTTGGCCGCTTGGGGGCCAGAAGACGCTCACACAAACCAGCCACTGCCATCTGCAACACAACGCCTGGTTAATCCAAGGGCGCACACCCAGAACACTATCGCCGCAAGGTGAGCCTCTGCGGGCAGCACAAACCTTTAGTTTCTTTGCAAACCGGCAAGGTATGCGGGTAAAGCCCAGTTGTATGGATTCTACTACTGAAAGGCATAGCCTAGCCCTTTGGCCAAAAGAACTGGAATCCTGGCTACCCGCAAACCAAACCCGGGCCCAGCAAATTCCTCCGACGGCTCCCGAGTGTTACACCCCGACTGCAACAACAGGAACTCCACTAAAAATTATCGGAGCTGGAGACGGTAACCAGTATCGACCTACCGGCAAAAATGCCCCACTTCCGCGTTTGACTCTGAGCGCGATTGGCGGACAGGGAAAGCGCTATTGGTTCCTAAACGGTGAACCCAAGGGCGAAACCCTCGGAAACGAAAATCTGGCACTACTTCCGGGCAGTGGTAAGCACCAAATTGCTGTACTGGATGTTAGCGGGAATGTCGATCGGATTGTGATTTTTGTAGGAAGCGACAACTGA